From a single Spirochaetota bacterium genomic region:
- a CDS encoding DMT family transporter — protein MITIIRFFIGMLILLPFSFKNLNKFNYIDLFIIFINGNILIFSMLFLQISVFYGNPSFSAILVSTNVIFVKLFSYLFEKKEEKHIILKFIFLLLGVLGIYLFLKTDLKTTNILNIVFGILAALMFGLFTVLNKKFLEKYDQFALNFYLFLGGLIILILLSLLLKKFNFDFIKKININDIFILIYIGVFVTGIAYVLFFYGLKFNSAVDASFIFYFKPFVSYILFCIFFKEKIFLNKFLFIIIVIISIFFYNKIDKLIILYKKFLSIEKI, from the coding sequence ATGATTACAATTATAAGGTTTTTTATTGGTATGCTTATTTTGCTTCCTTTCTCATTTAAAAATTTAAATAAATTTAATTATATAGATTTATTTATTATTTTTATAAATGGAAATATTTTAATATTTTCTATGCTTTTTCTTCAAATCTCTGTATTTTATGGAAATCCATCTTTTAGTGCAATTTTAGTTTCTACAAATGTTATTTTTGTTAAATTATTTTCTTATTTGTTTGAAAAAAAAGAAGAAAAGCATATAATATTGAAATTTATTTTTTTATTATTAGGAGTTTTAGGAATCTATCTTTTTCTTAAAACAGATTTAAAAACAACTAATATATTAAATATAGTTTTTGGAATATTAGCTGCTTTAATGTTTGGTTTGTTTACTGTATTAAATAAAAAATTTCTTGAAAAATATGATCAATTTGCTTTGAACTTTTATCTTTTTTTAGGAGGACTAATTATATTAATATTACTTTCATTATTATTAAAAAAGTTTAATTTTGATTTTATTAAGAAAATAAATATTAATGATATATTCATTTTAATTTATATAGGTGTATTTGTAACTGGAATAGCGTATGTATTATTTTTTTATGGTTTGAAATTTAATAGTGCTGTTGATGCTTCCTTTATTTTTTACTTTAAACCATTTGTTTCGTATATATTGTTTTGTATTTTTTTTAAAGAAAAAATATTTTTAAATAAATTTTTATTTATAATAATAGTAATAATTTCGATATTTTTTTATAATAAAATTGATAAATTAATAATTTTATATAAAAAATTTTTAAGTATTGAAAAAATATGA
- the rpsI gene encoding 30S ribosomal protein S9 — translation MNIFWSKGSRKTAIARARLVQKGSGKIIINEKDYKDYFPIERYQYEIIKPLKLTNTIGKYDIYINVKGGGPNAQMEAVRHSIARALVKLDEEAYKKVLKSNGLLKRDPRMVERKKYGRKKARKQFQFSKR, via the coding sequence ATGAATATTTTTTGGTCAAAAGGTTCAAGAAAAACAGCAATTGCTAGAGCAAGGTTGGTACAAAAAGGTAGTGGAAAAATTATTATAAATGAAAAGGATTATAAAGATTATTTCCCAATAGAAAGATATCAGTATGAAATAATAAAACCGCTTAAATTGACAAATACAATTGGGAAGTATGATATTTATATTAATGTTAAAGGTGGTGGACCAAATGCTCAGATGGAAGCTGTTAGGCATTCTATTGCCAGAGCATTAGTTAAACTTGATGAAGAAGCATACAAAAAAGTTTTAAAATCTAATGGTTTATTAAAAAGAGATCCTAGAATGGTTGAAAGAAAGAAATATGGTAGAAAAAAAGCAAGGAAACAATTCCAGTTTTCAAAAAGATAA
- a CDS encoding vitamin B12-dependent ribonucleotide reductase: MLKLSDNAKVVLEKRYLLKNEKGELKETPEKLFERVSLDIAKADILYDKNINIENIASEFYDLMTSFDFLPNSPTLMNAGTLAGQLAACFVLPIEDSIESIFDTIKYAALIHKTGGGTGFSFSRLRPRNDIVKSTFGVSSGPVSFMEVFNAATNAIKQGGKRRGANMGILRVDHPDIEEFITCKNDVNRLTNFNISVALTDKFMEAYINDRDYELINPRTKSVVKKLSARKIFDLIVENAWRTGEPGIIFIDEINRHNPTPDLGEIESTNPCGEQPLLGFEACNLGSLNLSNMLKLENKKYEIDWNKFEKTIYKSIHFLDNVIDRSSYPLEMIDKLVKGNRKIGLGVMGWADMLFKLRIPYNSEEALSLGKKVMKFIQEKSFEASCELAQKRGVFPNWEKSIYKDKKIKIRNATRTTIAPTGTISIIAGTSSGIEPVFALAFYRTVLDNNKLVEYHPYFLDFIKSTPFYNKKFEDDIAEHGCLAKIDYIPQEIKNIFVTAHEISPKWHVEMQSVFQQFTDNAVSKTINFPSNATIEDVKNSFLLAYNLKCKGITIYRDKSREGVLHLGIKSLEKQKSGSSEIKKRTTPRPRPSVTKGKTIRMETGCGHLYVTINEDDNGLVELFATMGKAGGCAASQIEAISRLVSLSLRADIDPDSIIKQLKGIRCPNPSPLLKEGKRNFSCADSIAKALEIYLEDRNQLFSSIDNNKNIEEINFDYKNDENYKDNFNKDIGGVCPECGGTLMQIEGCSTCLNCGFSKCS, from the coding sequence ATGTTAAAATTATCAGATAATGCTAAAGTAGTCCTTGAGAAAAGATATCTACTAAAAAATGAAAAAGGTGAATTGAAAGAAACCCCTGAAAAACTTTTTGAAAGAGTATCCCTTGATATTGCAAAAGCTGATATTTTATATGATAAAAATATTAATATTGAAAATATAGCTTCTGAATTTTATGATCTTATGACATCATTTGATTTTCTCCCAAATTCTCCAACTTTAATGAATGCTGGTACATTAGCAGGTCAACTTGCTGCTTGTTTCGTTTTACCAATAGAAGATTCTATTGAATCGATTTTTGACACTATAAAATATGCAGCTTTAATACATAAAACAGGTGGAGGAACAGGATTTTCTTTCTCAAGATTGAGACCAAGAAATGATATTGTAAAATCAACCTTTGGTGTTTCTTCTGGTCCTGTATCATTTATGGAAGTTTTTAATGCAGCTACAAATGCTATAAAACAAGGAGGAAAAAGAAGAGGGGCAAACATGGGTATTCTCAGGGTTGACCACCCTGATATTGAAGAATTTATTACTTGTAAAAATGATGTCAACAGACTTACAAATTTTAATATTTCTGTAGCTTTAACAGATAAATTCATGGAAGCTTATATAAATGATAGAGATTATGAATTGATAAACCCTAGAACTAAATCTGTAGTAAAAAAATTAAGTGCAAGAAAGATATTTGATTTAATTGTTGAAAATGCATGGAGAACAGGAGAACCAGGTATAATTTTTATAGATGAAATTAATAGACATAATCCGACACCTGATCTTGGAGAAATTGAAAGTACTAATCCATGTGGAGAACAACCTTTACTAGGATTTGAAGCTTGCAATTTAGGATCATTAAACCTTTCAAATATGTTAAAATTAGAAAATAAAAAATATGAAATTGATTGGAATAAATTTGAAAAAACTATTTATAAATCTATCCATTTTCTTGATAATGTTATAGATAGAAGTAGTTATCCTCTTGAAATGATAGATAAACTTGTAAAAGGAAATAGAAAAATAGGTCTTGGAGTCATGGGTTGGGCAGATATGCTCTTCAAATTAAGAATTCCTTACAATTCTGAAGAAGCCCTGAGTTTAGGAAAAAAAGTAATGAAATTTATTCAAGAAAAATCTTTTGAGGCTTCATGTGAACTTGCTCAAAAAAGAGGAGTTTTCCCTAATTGGGAAAAATCTATTTATAAAGATAAAAAAATTAAAATAAGAAATGCAACAAGAACAACAATAGCACCTACAGGTACTATCTCAATCATAGCAGGCACCTCTTCTGGAATAGAACCTGTATTTGCTTTAGCTTTCTACAGAACTGTTCTTGATAATAATAAACTTGTAGAATATCATCCATATTTTCTAGATTTTATAAAATCAACACCATTTTACAATAAAAAATTCGAAGATGATATAGCTGAACATGGTTGCTTAGCAAAAATAGATTATATTCCTCAAGAAATTAAAAATATATTCGTTACTGCTCATGAAATCTCTCCAAAGTGGCATGTTGAAATGCAATCAGTTTTCCAACAATTTACTGATAATGCAGTTTCAAAAACTATTAATTTCCCTTCAAATGCAACTATTGAAGATGTAAAAAATTCTTTTCTTCTGGCATATAACTTAAAATGTAAAGGAATAACAATTTATAGGGACAAATCAAGGGAGGGAGTATTACATCTTGGTATAAAATCATTAGAAAAACAAAAATCAGGTTCTTCTGAAATAAAAAAAAGAACAACACCAAGACCTAGACCTTCTGTCACAAAAGGTAAAACTATAAGAATGGAAACAGGTTGTGGGCATCTTTATGTTACAATAAATGAAGATGATAACGGTTTAGTTGAACTCTTTGCAACTATGGGGAAAGCCGGTGGTTGTGCTGCTTCACAAATAGAAGCTATTTCAAGACTTGTTTCTTTATCTTTGCGAGCAGATATAGATCCAGATTCCATAATTAAACAATTGAAAGGAATAAGATGTCCTAATCCATCGCCTTTACTTAAAGAAGGTAAAAGAAATTTTTCATGTGCTGATTCAATTGCTAAAGCACTAGAAATTTATCTTGAAGATAGAAACCAACTTTTTTCTTCAATAGATAACAATAAAAATATTGAAGAAATTAATTTTGATTATAAAAATGACGAAAATTATAAAGATAATTTTAACAAAGATATTGGTGGAGTTTGTCCTGAATGTGGGGGAACACTAATGCAAATTGAAGGGTGTTCAACTTGTTTAAATTGTGGATTTTCTAAATGTAGTTAA
- a CDS encoding methyl-accepting chemotaxis protein: MNIKTKILVVTFIFIIFSFILFFMFFFNKVTSNYENLINFVLQKLNKTIYTEISYSYIKELSDLRDNLTNIFRTFTRKYSDFNFNDDLFLEYIKNQDSFDNNYFIYIMNNNYEILASNTNESDFSQIPIPVDAVIQAIERSNQFSGLAFFNDDYYPIQITTINDHRNTTKFYVFVIINRPFINYIKEKINSFELPSFSYFLIYENNIDYKINTKYKPGDVIFSTTDLKFNLSPIKDIQGGYIKLFTENKNDYFYSYFSSINELEFKIINLIPSSYINATLKQVQTYGIILIIIILAIFTYPLIILYEKIIFYPLKEIEFLNNEISKGNLSISLPKNKNDEYYSIRESIQNMIIDLRNVIQSISVLSNDFMEKLFSSNYTFEVSVQYIYNETQKLIKLTNEFYQYNKKLENLKEISKTSLQYSNTSIEKAQENFKVIKLLYENLTSLTEMYSKIEEFSKQIQNIATQTNLLSLNASIESSKAGETGKGFSVVASEIRKLASHTKLFAENISVLTSETGDTLNKIKESTSNVEDIIKFIVGNLKGLNGLIDKLHEMIDDIETHSNSLNISLNHITNDISKHLNDLGLVEQSQIDIFSDFNKLLDKFSYFKFIKLLPEIEEKYYHILRESLEYIEDHILKNPYNMSSDGKFELNGQYVDSLIVNNYHISKDESILNLIKKKYPDIEITIFQYTDKNDLIRVNTTARDALNNSAIGTLIEKDSYFYRRILHESEIFDIQTFYNKIYFTNFIKYSDDSNNLKYIISLGIELSQQDLAYILETEAKNKTLLPTIDNISEENIDSSEIKDVSNPS, translated from the coding sequence ATGAACATAAAAACTAAAATATTAGTTGTTACTTTTATTTTCATTATATTTTCCTTTATTTTATTCTTTATGTTTTTCTTTAATAAAGTAACTTCTAATTATGAAAATCTTATAAACTTTGTTTTACAAAAATTAAATAAAACTATATATACAGAAATAAGTTATAGTTATATTAAAGAATTATCTGATTTAAGAGATAATTTAACTAATATTTTTAGAACTTTTACAAGAAAATATTCAGATTTTAATTTTAATGATGATCTCTTTTTAGAATATATAAAAAATCAAGATTCTTTTGACAATAATTATTTTATCTATATCATGAATAATAACTATGAAATTTTAGCTTCAAACACTAATGAGTCTGATTTTTCTCAAATCCCAATTCCTGTAGATGCTGTAATTCAAGCTATTGAAAGAAGCAATCAATTTTCAGGGTTAGCTTTTTTTAATGATGATTACTATCCAATACAGATTACTACAATAAATGATCATAGAAACACTACAAAATTTTATGTATTTGTAATAATAAATAGACCATTTATAAATTATATAAAGGAAAAAATAAATTCTTTTGAATTACCTTCATTTAGTTACTTTTTAATTTATGAAAACAATATTGATTATAAAATAAACACAAAATATAAACCAGGGGATGTTATATTTTCTACAACTGATTTAAAATTTAATCTATCACCTATTAAAGATATTCAAGGGGGTTACATAAAATTATTTACAGAAAATAAAAATGATTATTTTTATTCATATTTTAGTTCTATAAACGAACTTGAGTTTAAAATTATTAATTTGATTCCTTCAAGTTATATTAATGCTACTTTAAAGCAAGTTCAGACATATGGAATAATATTAATTATCATCATTTTAGCTATTTTTACTTATCCTCTAATTATTCTCTATGAAAAAATTATTTTCTATCCTTTAAAAGAAATTGAATTTTTAAATAATGAAATTTCAAAAGGAAACCTTTCAATAAGTTTACCAAAAAATAAAAATGATGAATATTATTCTATAAGAGAATCAATACAAAATATGATAATAGATTTAAGAAATGTTATTCAATCTATATCTGTACTTTCCAATGATTTTATGGAAAAACTTTTTAGTTCAAATTATACATTTGAAGTTAGTGTCCAATATATTTATAATGAGACTCAAAAACTTATTAAATTAACAAATGAATTTTATCAATATAATAAGAAACTAGAAAATTTAAAAGAGATATCTAAAACATCATTACAATACTCCAATACATCTATAGAAAAAGCTCAAGAAAACTTTAAAGTTATTAAATTACTATATGAAAATCTCACAAGTTTAACAGAAATGTATTCAAAAATTGAGGAATTTTCAAAACAAATACAAAATATAGCAACTCAAACAAACTTGCTTTCTCTTAATGCATCAATTGAATCCTCAAAAGCAGGTGAAACAGGTAAGGGCTTTTCTGTTGTTGCATCAGAAATTAGAAAACTTGCTTCTCATACAAAATTATTTGCAGAAAACATTTCTGTATTAACAAGTGAAACTGGAGATACATTAAACAAAATTAAAGAATCTACCTCTAATGTTGAAGATATAATTAAATTTATTGTTGGTAATTTAAAAGGATTAAATGGATTAATTGATAAATTGCATGAAATGATAGATGATATTGAAACCCATTCTAATAGTTTAAATATATCGCTTAACCATATAACAAATGATATCTCCAAACACTTAAATGATCTTGGCCTTGTAGAACAAAGTCAAATAGATATATTTTCCGATTTTAACAAACTTCTTGACAAGTTTTCTTATTTTAAATTTATAAAATTATTGCCAGAAATAGAAGAAAAATATTATCATATTTTAAGAGAATCTTTAGAATATATAGAAGATCATATTTTGAAAAATCCTTATAATATGTCATCTGATGGAAAATTTGAATTAAATGGTCAATATGTTGATTCTCTAATTGTCAATAATTATCATATTTCTAAAGATGAAAGCATTCTTAATCTAATAAAGAAAAAATACCCAGATATTGAAATAACAATCTTTCAATATACTGATAAAAATGATCTAATTAGAGTTAATACAACTGCACGAGATGCATTGAACAATTCAGCAATTGGGACACTTATTGAGAAAGATTCTTATTTTTATAGGAGAATTTTACACGAATCTGAAATATTTGATATTCAGACATTTTATAATAAAATTTATTTTACAAATTTTATAAAATACTCTGATGATTCAAACAATCTCAAATATATTATATCTCTCGGTATAGAACTTTCTCAACAAGATTTAGCTTATATATTGGAAACAGAAGCTAAAAACAAAACTTTATTACCAACAATAGATAATATTTCAGAAGAAAATATAGATTCTAGTGAAATTAAAGATGTAAGTAATCCAAGTTAA
- a CDS encoding OmpA family protein → MINIKIKNIKNYSLIIIVFALFIFSVNLIYAQTTNNTNYGLGYSYYDFYSYGMATGFVISPYSNYPFSFLINPAYGAKLADNDFSFLISGFSNFIIGNTYYSFDTVYGNVTFFLSYMNQYGVSPNNNILFRTNFAKLINEDFWVGVALNFITDGFTNFGMNFDLGISSKTPYEAFNGFGFKNLAWGIVLNNIGYPAKINSNYYPPIGLIGSISFDFLNISNNLVVTFIDNLFLNFYPFSIGNGSNININIFKFLDLNFGIKLAYLDYLSVFSYHLGISFYIPINKDNNIYISYGYSNNSNNNPIHTVNFNYTFGGIDKKAPITKIKVDKNKFSPNYDGVKDEVNIFPKFEDNSIIFGWKIIIMDEKGNIVKVFEAEDVRKVRYVTLDKIFNRLFAKKEQVKIPEFISWDGTDYEGKVLPDGKYFIYAISWDENNNEGRSEIIEVLIDTKINKFEVKETTEFDMFSPNGDGRKETYNAKIAFSKLDEDEWILVQIFDENDNLINSFKLDKNYINNNTILFSWDGMTNKNTLAPEGFYKIVFRAEDEAGNILKLDERKVTLVRTYEVIKSYASSEYLAPTGNGKNDTIIFINNITSSENIIFWELIIKDKNNNEVFKQNGDGNIPDKFVWDGIDKNKKLVSDGRYIYFIKAKFKSGNEPVSNEVNFTVDTKPPVIIITEEYLAFSPDGDGNKDTLKIIVEVKDEDNINVIKDILFINPYKQNLLITPLNKKIISDKKIEIVLDGYDLERREIPQGNYIVLINTEDNAGNSAKYSSKEIKLVRVVEEVYVDSNLAYYSPNNDNFNDLIIFKVDAKEKNGIVKTTFYIVGSDGQIKIKKEFKGLPENIQFNDKLENGQYYYYIEVEYDSGIKSKSYDKKYFITDLVSPEVTISLDNRYFSPNNDGNNDVLIVNLKSNEPLLKYDVIIKRGNSTVGTYKIENVSEKYILDGKNLSDGDYLINFIFYDNAGNRTSKEESFFINRESPKINASTNDIPVISPNFDNFRDFINININIDDSNIIKKDKLKNVRISIKNSKNESVIVKDFNTKIENFKFDGIIEGKKTLETGNYDFVIEAFYESGIYGIFELKDILVDLEAPKIDTVIKPDLFSPDNDGFNDELFVTFNTSDNYKLSECIIQIFRVYDEKTISKNPIKTFTYKNLTSDKFSIIEKWDGIGDDPKYKVDSAADYKIFFYAKDFAGNEIRITQDFTVDILVEKIERDGKVMYRIILNSITFAFNSDKLDRNSFAILDKLVEKLNKFKDYRIRIIGYTDNIGDYNYNIQLSIRRAKSVYDYLVRKDIDPKRLTYEGRGPNDPIDTNDTEDGRRRNRRVEFYLER, encoded by the coding sequence ATGATTAATATAAAAATTAAAAATATAAAAAATTATTCATTAATTATAATTGTCTTTGCACTATTTATTTTTTCAGTGAACTTAATATATGCACAAACTACAAATAATACTAATTATGGGTTAGGATATTCTTATTATGATTTTTATAGTTATGGAATGGCAACAGGTTTTGTTATTTCTCCATATTCAAATTATCCATTTTCTTTCCTTATAAACCCTGCATATGGTGCTAAACTTGCTGATAACGATTTCTCTTTTTTAATTTCTGGGTTTTCAAATTTTATAATTGGAAATACTTATTATTCATTTGATACTGTTTATGGAAATGTAACATTTTTTCTATCTTATATGAACCAATATGGAGTAAGTCCTAATAATAATATTCTTTTTAGAACTAATTTTGCAAAACTTATAAATGAAGATTTTTGGGTAGGTGTAGCATTGAACTTTATAACAGATGGATTTACAAATTTTGGCATGAATTTTGATCTTGGTATTTCTTCTAAAACACCTTACGAAGCATTTAATGGATTTGGATTTAAAAATTTAGCTTGGGGTATTGTATTAAATAATATAGGTTATCCTGCTAAAATTAATAGTAATTATTATCCCCCAATTGGTTTAATTGGATCGATATCTTTTGATTTTTTAAATATCAGTAACAATTTAGTTGTAACTTTTATAGATAATCTTTTTCTAAATTTTTATCCTTTTTCTATTGGTAATGGATCAAACATAAATATAAATATTTTTAAATTTTTGGATTTAAATTTTGGAATTAAACTTGCCTATTTAGATTATTTATCTGTTTTTTCATATCATTTAGGTATTTCATTTTATATTCCAATTAACAAAGATAATAATATTTATATATCCTATGGATATTCTAATAATTCAAACAATAATCCAATACATACAGTAAATTTTAATTACACATTTGGTGGTATTGATAAAAAAGCACCTATTACAAAAATCAAAGTTGATAAAAATAAATTTTCTCCAAATTATGACGGTGTTAAAGATGAAGTAAATATATTTCCAAAATTTGAAGATAATTCTATAATTTTTGGTTGGAAAATAATTATAATGGATGAAAAGGGAAATATAGTAAAAGTATTTGAGGCAGAAGATGTTAGAAAAGTTAGGTATGTAACTCTTGATAAAATATTTAATAGATTATTTGCAAAGAAAGAGCAGGTTAAGATTCCAGAATTTATTTCATGGGATGGAACAGATTATGAAGGAAAAGTTTTACCTGATGGGAAATATTTTATTTATGCAATTTCATGGGATGAAAATAATAATGAAGGCAGAAGTGAGATTATTGAGGTATTAATAGATACAAAAATTAATAAATTTGAGGTAAAAGAAACAACAGAATTTGATATGTTTTCTCCAAATGGTGATGGGAGAAAAGAAACTTATAATGCTAAAATTGCATTTTCAAAATTGGATGAAGATGAATGGATTTTAGTGCAAATTTTTGATGAAAATGATAATCTAATTAATTCTTTTAAATTAGATAAAAATTATATAAATAATAATACTATTTTATTTTCTTGGGATGGAATGACAAATAAAAATACCCTTGCTCCAGAGGGTTTTTATAAAATTGTATTTAGAGCAGAAGATGAAGCTGGAAATATTTTAAAGCTTGATGAGAGAAAAGTAACTCTTGTAAGAACTTATGAGGTAATAAAGTCTTATGCTTCCTCAGAATATCTTGCTCCAACAGGAAATGGGAAAAATGATACAATTATTTTTATTAACAATATAACCTCTTCAGAAAATATAATATTTTGGGAATTAATAATAAAGGATAAAAATAATAATGAAGTATTTAAACAGAATGGTGATGGAAATATTCCTGATAAGTTTGTTTGGGATGGAATAGATAAAAATAAAAAGCTTGTTTCTGATGGTAGATATATTTATTTCATTAAAGCAAAATTTAAAAGTGGTAATGAACCAGTTTCTAATGAAGTAAATTTTACTGTAGATACTAAACCTCCAGTTATTATTATTACAGAAGAATATCTTGCTTTTTCTCCTGATGGTGATGGAAATAAAGATACTCTTAAAATAATTGTTGAGGTAAAAGATGAAGATAATATTAATGTAATTAAAGATATATTATTTATTAATCCATATAAACAAAATTTATTAATTACTCCTCTTAACAAAAAGATTATTTCTGATAAAAAAATCGAAATTGTTCTTGATGGATATGATTTAGAGAGGAGGGAAATACCTCAAGGAAATTATATAGTATTAATAAATACTGAAGACAATGCTGGGAATTCTGCTAAATATAGTTCTAAAGAGATTAAATTAGTTAGAGTTGTAGAAGAAGTATATGTTGATTCAAATTTAGCTTATTATTCTCCTAACAATGATAATTTTAATGATTTAATTATATTTAAGGTTGATGCTAAAGAAAAAAATGGAATTGTTAAAACCACATTTTATATTGTTGGATCAGATGGTCAAATAAAAATAAAGAAAGAATTTAAAGGATTACCTGAAAATATTCAATTCAATGATAAATTGGAAAATGGTCAATATTATTATTATATTGAAGTAGAATATGATAGTGGTATTAAGTCAAAATCTTACGATAAAAAATATTTTATTACTGATTTAGTTTCACCAGAAGTTACTATAAGCTTAGATAATAGATATTTTTCTCCAAATAATGATGGAAATAATGATGTTCTAATTGTCAATCTTAAATCTAATGAACCATTATTAAAATATGATGTAATTATTAAAAGAGGGAATAGTACTGTTGGAACTTATAAAATAGAAAATGTTAGTGAAAAATATATCTTAGATGGCAAGAATCTTTCTGATGGAGACTATTTAATTAATTTTATTTTTTATGATAATGCTGGGAATAGAACCTCAAAAGAAGAGTCCTTTTTTATAAATAGAGAAAGCCCTAAAATAAATGCTTCTACAAATGATATTCCTGTAATCTCACCAAATTTTGACAATTTTAGAGACTTTATTAATATTAATATTAACATAGACGATTCAAATATTATCAAAAAAGATAAGCTTAAAAATGTTAGAATTAGTATAAAAAACTCTAAAAATGAATCAGTTATTGTTAAAGATTTTAATACTAAAATAGAAAATTTTAAGTTTGATGGAATTATTGAAGGTAAAAAGACTTTAGAAACAGGAAATTATGATTTTGTAATTGAAGCCTTTTATGAAAGTGGAATTTATGGGATATTTGAGTTAAAGGATATTTTAGTTGATCTAGAAGCTCCAAAAATAGATACAGTTATTAAACCTGATCTATTTTCTCCTGATAATGATGGATTTAATGATGAACTTTTTGTTACATTTAATACATCTGATAATTATAAATTAAGTGAATGTATTATTCAAATATTCAGAGTCTATGATGAAAAAACAATAAGTAAAAATCCAATAAAAACATTTACTTATAAAAATTTAACAAGCGATAAATTTAGTATTATTGAAAAATGGGATGGTATAGGTGATGATCCGAAATATAAAGTAGATTCTGCTGCAGATTACAAAATATTTTTCTATGCTAAAGATTTTGCAGGAAATGAGATAAGAATAACTCAAGATTTTACAGTTGACATTCTTGTTGAAAAGATTGAAAGAGATGGAAAAGTAATGTATAGAATTATATTAAACTCTATTACTTTTGCATTTAATTCCGATAAGCTTGATAGAAATTCATTTGCAATTCTTGATAAATTGGTTGAGAAATTGAATAAGTTTAAGGATTATAGAATAAGAATCATTGGATACACAGATAATATTGGAGATTATAATTACAATATTCAGTTATCTATAAGAAGAGCTAAGAGTGTTTATGATTATCTTGTTAGAAAAGATATTGATCCAAAAAGATTAACTTATGAAGGAAGAGGACCCAATGATCCTATAGATACTAATGATACAGAAGATGGGAGAAGAAGGAATAGAAGAGTAGAATTTTATCTAGAAAGATAA
- a CDS encoding response regulator, with the protein MDKKTILCVDDEEVILDFVKIVLEMDNFNVITSNSGEKAINILLRSDLTIDLVLLDLMMPGLNGWETLEKIREIPYRKNLPVVIFTGNVSQKMNLSSNKLSKEISDFILKPVDYEDLIRRIKKIIELK; encoded by the coding sequence GTGGATAAAAAAACAATTCTTTGTGTAGATGATGAAGAAGTTATTCTTGATTTTGTTAAAATTGTTCTCGAAATGGATAATTTTAATGTTATTACTTCCAATTCAGGGGAAAAAGCTATTAATATTTTATTAAGAAGTGATTTGACTATAGATTTAGTATTGTTGGATTTAATGATGCCAGGATTAAATGGTTGGGAAACATTAGAAAAAATTAGAGAGATTCCTTATAGAAAAAATTTACCTGTTGTTATTTTTACAGGTAATGTTTCACAAAAAATGAATCTTTCTTCTAATAAGCTTTCTAAAGAAATTTCTGATTTTATTTTAAAACCTGTAGATTATGAAGATTTAATAAGGAGAATTAAAAAGATTATTGAGTTGAAATAA
- the rplM gene encoding 50S ribosomal protein L13 encodes MNIQKTIYIKPELSKKKWVIVDAKGQTLGRLCSIVSKILQGKHKPDYVPFWDNGDNVIIINSKFVKLTGKKYTDMLYRWHTNFPGGVKEFTYENLLKRDPTRPLYITLKGMLPKNKIGRKLMRNVRIYPDENHPHKAQNPEIIDLSKYI; translated from the coding sequence ATGAATATACAGAAAACTATTTATATAAAACCAGAATTATCTAAAAAAAAATGGGTAATTGTTGATGCTAAAGGGCAAACTCTAGGTAGGTTGTGTTCAATTGTTTCAAAGATATTGCAAGGAAAACACAAACCAGACTATGTCCCATTTTGGGATAATGGTGATAATGTTATTATTATTAATTCGAAGTTTGTTAAATTAACTGGTAAAAAATATACAGATATGTTATATAGATGGCACACAAATTTTCCTGGTGGTGTAAAAGAATTTACTTATGAAAATCTTTTAAAAAGAGATCCTACAAGGCCATTATATATTACATTAAAAGGTATGTTGCCAAAAAATAAAATTGGAAGAAAATTAATGAGAAATGTAAGAATATATCCAGATGAAAATCATCCTCATAAAGCTCAAAATCCTGAAATTATTGATTTATCTAAATATATATAA